Proteins from one Salmonella bongori NCTC 12419 genomic window:
- a CDS encoding fimbrial protein BcfD: MKRLFLFALLTGGGVSQYALADVCKNVNGTPSSVNYDLTTTLTAEQNQVGKTVQLEKSQEVNVQAVCPAGAATYSQTYRSYVSQYPVVETSGNWKYLKLDPDYLEGGMRIVDSAVGDIYPPINNVLMGYDENVKAGQPFYVRDSNLEFQLKIVKPFVGTVNISPKTMFNVYVTTAAGDPLSDVVYSIMYSGTVTVPQSCEINAGQTILVNFGSLYSGSFNHAGQKPRGTRAKKFSVPVKCSGLDSQVNLTMRLIAIPDSHFPQAIASDNADVGVVVETDEGSALIPNDAQSVAPFVTDSAGRANLILQAYPVSTTGETPAEGAFTALASLRVDFD, translated from the coding sequence ATGAAAAGACTTTTTTTATTCGCTCTGCTGACGGGAGGGGGCGTATCGCAGTACGCGTTAGCTGACGTGTGTAAAAATGTTAATGGAACGCCTTCCAGCGTGAATTACGATTTAACGACGACTCTGACGGCAGAACAGAACCAGGTGGGGAAGACGGTCCAACTGGAAAAAAGCCAGGAGGTGAATGTGCAGGCGGTTTGTCCGGCAGGCGCGGCAACCTATAGCCAGACTTATCGCTCTTATGTGTCGCAGTATCCTGTTGTGGAAACGAGCGGTAACTGGAAATATTTAAAGCTGGACCCGGACTACCTTGAAGGCGGAATGCGGATTGTGGACTCCGCAGTAGGCGATATCTATCCGCCAATAAACAATGTCCTAATGGGATATGATGAAAATGTGAAAGCGGGTCAACCATTCTACGTTCGTGACTCAAATCTGGAGTTTCAGCTCAAAATTGTTAAACCGTTCGTCGGCACGGTGAATATTAGTCCTAAGACCATGTTCAATGTTTATGTCACGACTGCCGCAGGCGATCCGTTGTCAGACGTGGTGTACAGCATTATGTATAGCGGAACGGTGACGGTGCCGCAGAGCTGTGAAATTAACGCCGGGCAAACCATTCTTGTCAATTTCGGTTCTTTATACAGCGGCAGTTTCAACCATGCAGGACAAAAACCCAGGGGAACACGGGCGAAAAAATTCAGCGTACCGGTAAAGTGCAGCGGCCTGGATTCGCAGGTCAATTTAACGATGCGTCTTATCGCCATACCGGATAGCCATTTTCCCCAGGCAATCGCTTCGGATAATGCAGATGTCGGCGTGGTGGTCGAAACCGATGAAGGGAGCGCGCTTATTCCAAATGATGCGCAGAGCGTCGCGCCTTTTGTCACCGATAGTGCCGGACGCGCTAACCTCATACTGCAGGCCTACCCGGTGAGTACAACAGGGGAAACGCCCGCGGAAGGCGCGTTTACCGCCTTAGCCAGCCTGCGTGTGGACTTTGACTAA
- a CDS encoding fimbrial protein BcfE, translating into MNRSYFVLFTMGLMLGLNINASADNLAYNLEFTGAIVAQTCDIDISSLSQSIDLGQFSVADFPSSGTTTKFKPFNINLKNCSRGITGAKIWFTGEPDPDNPALLAITDTGMGSGSMLASGVGVEILNDDQDTVSINNADSVVYPLKAGRNTLSFYIRYKSTRPTVTSGNATAVMYFDMQYE; encoded by the coding sequence ATGAACCGATCATATTTTGTTCTTTTTACCATGGGATTGATGCTGGGTCTGAACATCAATGCCAGCGCTGACAACCTCGCTTATAACCTGGAGTTTACCGGCGCTATTGTGGCGCAAACCTGTGACATAGATATTTCCAGTCTGAGTCAAAGTATTGATTTAGGGCAATTTTCTGTTGCTGATTTTCCTTCATCGGGAACGACGACAAAATTTAAGCCTTTTAATATCAACCTCAAAAATTGCTCCCGAGGGATTACCGGGGCGAAGATCTGGTTTACCGGCGAGCCCGATCCGGACAATCCCGCGCTGTTAGCGATCACCGATACCGGAATGGGAAGCGGAAGTATGTTGGCAAGCGGTGTGGGAGTAGAAATTCTGAATGATGATCAGGATACCGTCAGTATTAATAACGCCGACTCGGTGGTTTATCCGTTGAAAGCCGGACGCAACACGCTGTCTTTTTATATTCGCTATAAATCGACCCGGCCTACGGTCACGTCCGGGAACGCGACGGCGGTGATGTATTTCGATATGCAGTATGAATGA
- a CDS encoding fimbrial protein BcfF — MRNDILYGIGMLLAASGVQAHDGRVYVSGTITDNTCSLSPGSENINVAMDAVSQRQFYRAGDGSAWQPFAIDLQNCGSTASGVTVSFSGASDRHNTDLLALTAGESDASGIGIALYDQNKTLIPLGQESDVVTLTPGQASAHLQFYARYLADGGTVASGNANASATFILAYE, encoded by the coding sequence ATGCGTAACGATATCCTGTACGGCATCGGGATGCTGCTGGCGGCATCCGGCGTCCAGGCGCACGATGGCCGGGTCTATGTCTCCGGAACCATCACGGACAATACGTGTTCGCTCTCTCCTGGTTCGGAAAATATTAACGTGGCGATGGACGCGGTTTCTCAACGGCAGTTTTATCGCGCAGGCGACGGTTCCGCATGGCAACCTTTTGCTATCGATTTACAGAACTGCGGCAGCACTGCCAGCGGCGTAACGGTCAGTTTTAGCGGTGCGTCGGACCGTCATAATACGGATTTATTGGCGCTTACGGCGGGAGAAAGCGACGCTTCAGGCATTGGGATTGCGCTTTATGACCAGAATAAAACGTTAATCCCGCTGGGGCAGGAGAGTGATGTGGTCACGCTTACTCCGGGCCAGGCATCGGCGCATTTGCAATTTTATGCGCGTTATCTTGCCGATGGCGGCACGGTGGCCTCCGGTAATGCCAATGCCTCCGCAACCTTCATTCTTGCCTATGAATAA
- a CDS encoding pili/flagellar-assembly chaperone: MPPQPSFLPMNKFFLRCAICWLLLPASLAWAGVVIGGTRFIYHADTAALSIPVSNHSDASWLIDTHILSGGRWPGTKNEGNITPFVVTPPLFMLAARQENSMRVVYTGEPLPADRESLFTLRIAAIPSGKPEANSVQMAFRSALKLIYRPEGLAGTPQQAYRHLIWSLTRDGVMVRNPTPYYVTLFLLRANERAQDNAGVVAPFATRQTHWCRQTVLCTVRWQSINDYGRVMPVQAVDLTRMP, translated from the coding sequence ATGCCTCCGCAACCTTCATTCTTGCCTATGAATAAGTTTTTTTTACGCTGCGCGATATGCTGGCTCTTGCTTCCCGCATCGTTGGCGTGGGCTGGCGTGGTGATTGGCGGTACTCGCTTTATCTATCACGCGGACACCGCCGCATTAAGCATACCAGTCAGTAACCATTCAGACGCGTCCTGGTTAATTGATACGCATATTTTATCCGGCGGCCGCTGGCCCGGAACCAAAAACGAAGGGAATATCACGCCATTCGTGGTCACGCCGCCATTATTTATGCTTGCTGCGCGCCAGGAAAACTCAATGCGGGTGGTTTATACCGGCGAACCACTGCCCGCTGACAGGGAAAGCCTGTTTACATTGCGCATTGCCGCTATTCCCTCCGGTAAGCCGGAAGCGAATAGCGTACAAATGGCGTTCCGCTCTGCATTAAAGCTGATTTATCGCCCGGAGGGACTCGCTGGCACTCCACAGCAGGCTTATCGGCACCTGATCTGGTCGCTTACCCGCGATGGGGTGATGGTACGAAATCCTACTCCCTATTACGTTACGCTCTTTTTATTACGCGCTAACGAGCGCGCCCAGGACAACGCCGGGGTCGTGGCGCCTTTTGCAACGCGCCAAACGCACTGGTGTCGGCAAACGGTTCTCTGCACAGTGCGCTGGCAAAGTATTAATGACTATGGGCGGGTGATGCCAGTGCAGGCTGTGGATTTGACGCGTATGCCATAA
- a CDS encoding DsbA family protein, producing MYYNALKLSRLAMLALAGIAVSGAAIAADPVSASHIGSTAEAYIVSHPDKVGEAMATYLAEHPEFLVAASETLHQRQQIAQQQAYVQLALQYRTDLLSNNSPSVGPADAKAAVIMFFDYQCSWCSKMAPVVENLVKANPDTRFVFKEFPIFSSRWPVSGLAARVGEQVWLTQGGAKYLDWHNALYATGKVEGQLSEQDVYTLAQHYLTQKQIALVKQAQRRGAIHDALLTNEALAQHMDFTGTPAFVVMPQQPQQEVTRITVIPGSTSQDMLQMAIQKAKG from the coding sequence ATGTATTACAACGCGTTAAAACTTTCCCGGCTGGCGATGCTGGCACTGGCAGGCATTGCGGTATCCGGCGCGGCAATCGCCGCCGATCCTGTATCAGCATCGCACATTGGGTCGACGGCGGAAGCCTACATTGTCAGTCATCCGGATAAAGTGGGGGAGGCGATGGCGACGTATCTGGCTGAACATCCTGAATTTTTGGTCGCCGCCAGCGAGACGTTGCATCAGCGTCAACAAATTGCTCAACAGCAGGCTTATGTTCAACTGGCATTACAGTATCGTACCGACCTGCTAAGTAACAATAGTCCCTCCGTTGGGCCCGCCGATGCAAAAGCGGCAGTAATCATGTTCTTTGATTATCAGTGTTCGTGGTGCAGTAAAATGGCGCCCGTAGTCGAGAATCTCGTCAAAGCGAATCCGGATACGCGCTTTGTTTTCAAAGAGTTTCCTATTTTTTCCTCCCGCTGGCCGGTATCCGGGCTGGCGGCCAGAGTGGGCGAGCAGGTGTGGCTCACCCAGGGCGGGGCGAAATATCTCGACTGGCATAATGCCCTGTATGCTACCGGCAAAGTGGAAGGGCAGCTTAGCGAACAGGATGTTTACACCCTCGCGCAGCATTATCTGACGCAGAAGCAAATAGCGTTAGTTAAACAAGCGCAACGCCGTGGTGCCATTCATGATGCGTTGTTAACCAACGAAGCGCTGGCTCAACATATGGATTTTACCGGTACGCCAGCCTTTGTTGTTATGCCCCAGCAACCGCAGCAAGAGGTGACGCGGATTACCGTTATTCCGGGTAGTACGTCGCAAGACATGTTGCAGATGGCGATTCAAAAAGCAAAAGGATAG
- a CDS encoding winged helix-turn-helix domain-containing protein produces MRQHKINNEFIYNESLREITSLRSNAAVKMTFMRARCLSYLIENAHQELITREGVAYAVWGERGKFISDANLTQLIYLLRRDLKKIGLQELFMTLPRQGIKINENIVIDTSDLPQPYTCKKPHRHKNIIAVIIYILLAILAVFYLPIRL; encoded by the coding sequence ATGAGACAGCATAAAATAAATAATGAGTTTATTTACAATGAATCATTAAGAGAAATCACTTCTTTGCGCAGCAATGCAGCGGTCAAAATGACATTTATGCGTGCCCGGTGCCTGAGCTATTTAATAGAAAACGCACATCAGGAGTTGATTACCCGTGAAGGTGTCGCGTACGCCGTTTGGGGGGAACGGGGCAAATTTATCAGCGATGCTAACCTGACACAGTTAATTTATTTATTACGCCGCGATCTGAAAAAAATAGGTTTACAGGAATTATTTATGACCTTACCGAGGCAAGGTATAAAAATAAATGAAAACATTGTTATTGATACAAGCGACCTTCCCCAGCCCTATACCTGTAAAAAACCACACCGGCATAAAAATATCATCGCAGTAATCATTTATATTCTTTTAGCGATACTCGCCGTATTTTATCTTCCAATACGCCTCTAG
- a CDS encoding aryl-sulfate sulfotransferase, whose translation MNVNQQSSLTMPAPRAPVNQKIDTDNAMVQNHNAIYQQLLAQIREDNTYTHAVITLNPYGTAPLSLYLGVWVETSEAIDICVFDSEQTTVPILYRYDVHLGANLIPVSGLVAGVNNKITLTTASGDVNSYVVLTDPLPASDSADVTLGFPIIRVTQAATDPELLGDGLYFSTYFDRYNLAFDRNGIVRWYVGQDIPSYNFVRMNNSHFLATSQAKNHCKDMYEFDLMGRVYTVWLLDNQCHHSILPIENNLIVCPSEYSNGRPDEYSTGKDGVSIMNLSTGLEVAYYDMLYVMDYSRAPRPSGSAPGQDVTVDDWLHINQSYINETNNLLVCSGRHQSAVFGVDVDSGALRFIMATHEDWSESFAEYLLTPVDEAGMPLYDLTTAEGIEEANKNFWTWGQHNIVEIPTSEPGIVEFLVFDNGNYRSRDDDSSLLPPDNFSRVVQFRIDLKTMTVTRPYEYGKEEVGSRGYSSFVSAKHLLSNGNLVIHFGGSTVDEFGRPISCQPGSSDLVDPNEGTQALGILVLQEINKETKALLFEATVTSGYYKNQETNGDNYRYDISAFRVYKLPLYE comes from the coding sequence ATGAACGTAAACCAACAGTCCTCACTCACCATGCCTGCACCAAGAGCGCCGGTGAATCAGAAAATTGATACCGATAACGCGATGGTGCAAAACCATAACGCCATATACCAGCAGCTCCTCGCCCAAATTCGCGAGGACAATACCTATACACATGCCGTTATTACCCTTAATCCTTATGGCACCGCGCCGTTAAGCCTTTATCTTGGCGTTTGGGTAGAAACCAGTGAAGCGATTGATATTTGTGTGTTTGACAGTGAACAAACAACGGTACCGATTCTTTATCGATACGATGTTCATTTAGGGGCGAACCTGATTCCCGTCAGCGGGTTAGTAGCTGGAGTCAATAATAAAATCACGCTCACTACGGCATCGGGTGATGTCAATTCCTATGTTGTATTGACAGACCCGCTGCCTGCGTCAGATTCCGCAGACGTCACGCTGGGCTTTCCGATTATCAGAGTAACTCAGGCAGCTACCGACCCTGAGCTATTAGGCGATGGGTTATATTTTTCAACCTATTTTGATCGCTATAACCTCGCATTTGACCGCAATGGCATCGTGCGCTGGTATGTGGGCCAGGATATTCCTTCCTATAATTTTGTGCGTATGAATAACAGCCATTTTCTGGCCACCTCCCAGGCCAAAAACCACTGCAAAGATATGTATGAATTTGACCTTATGGGACGTGTCTATACCGTCTGGTTGCTGGATAACCAATGCCATCACTCTATTTTGCCGATCGAAAATAATCTTATCGTTTGTCCATCTGAATACAGTAACGGTCGTCCTGATGAATATTCGACAGGTAAAGATGGTGTTTCGATAATGAACCTGTCAACGGGGCTGGAAGTCGCTTATTACGATATGCTATATGTCATGGACTACTCGCGTGCTCCGCGTCCCTCCGGCAGTGCGCCGGGTCAGGATGTTACCGTCGACGACTGGTTGCATATTAATCAAAGCTATATCAACGAAACCAACAACCTGCTGGTGTGTTCCGGCCGCCATCAAAGCGCGGTGTTTGGCGTTGATGTTGATAGCGGCGCGCTGCGCTTTATTATGGCGACCCATGAGGACTGGTCGGAATCTTTTGCTGAGTATCTTCTTACCCCCGTCGATGAAGCGGGGATGCCACTGTATGATTTGACAACCGCCGAAGGAATTGAAGAAGCGAATAAGAACTTCTGGACCTGGGGGCAGCATAATATTGTGGAAATTCCGACCAGCGAACCGGGTATTGTGGAGTTTCTGGTTTTTGACAACGGTAATTACCGTTCCCGTGACGATGATAGCAGTCTGCTGCCGCCGGATAACTTTAGCCGTGTGGTTCAGTTCCGTATTGACCTGAAGACCATGACCGTAACGCGACCCTATGAATATGGCAAAGAGGAAGTGGGGAGCCGGGGATACAGCAGTTTTGTCAGCGCTAAACATCTGTTAAGTAATGGCAATCTGGTAATTCACTTCGGCGGTAGCACAGTAGATGAGTTTGGTCGTCCGATCTCCTGTCAGCCGGGATCCAGCGATCTCGTTGATCCGAATGAAGGAACGCAGGCGCTAGGTATTCTTGTCTTACAGGAAATCAACAAAGAGACCAAAGCGCTGTTATTTGAGGCGACGGTGACGTCAGGCTATTATAAAAATCAGGAAACCAATGGCGATAATTATCGTTATGATATTTCTGCCTTCCGGGTCTATAAATTACCGCTTTATGAGTAA
- a CDS encoding bifunctional metallophosphatase/5'-nucleotidase, which produces MVVMKKNFSVSLLSLCIGLSSAISFSADARDITIYYTNDLHAHVSPEIIPYVSKTRPVGGFAPISKIVKDAKAKEKDVFFFDAGDYFTGPFISTLTKGEAIVDILNTMPYDAVSVGNHEFDHGHQNLVKQLSKLKFPVLLDNVFYSGTDNPLIKTPYTIVEKDGFKIGVIGMHGVSAFYEAIAAGVREGVDCRDPVPYVKKQLEELKGKVDLTVLLAHEGVPGMQSSAGEADVARALKTDVEMAKTLSGYGLNVLITGHAHKGTPEPIKVGDTLVVSTDAYTIELGKLVLDWNPQTKKVDSYNGKLITMYQDTYKPDPQTQAKVDEWENKVKKITDRVVATSPEILTRSYGESAPTGNLITDALMYKVPYADASFYNAGGIRTELPKGNITYGDVLSMYPFTNDVMSVEISGKDLKAIMSHAADLKNGMLHVSKTVKFKYDSTKPLGQRIVEFDIKGKPVADNTFYTVALDSFIGKGGGGFDFTKGKNVKYIKGLQTSQAIVDYMEHVKNIVPDHTMRVDDISK; this is translated from the coding sequence ATGGTTGTTATGAAAAAGAACTTTTCGGTCTCGTTGCTTTCTCTCTGCATAGGGTTGTCATCTGCAATTAGTTTTTCTGCTGATGCGCGTGACATTACCATTTATTACACAAATGATTTACATGCTCACGTCTCACCAGAAATTATTCCTTATGTTTCAAAAACACGTCCGGTAGGTGGTTTTGCCCCTATTTCTAAAATCGTTAAAGACGCCAAAGCAAAAGAAAAAGACGTCTTTTTCTTTGATGCCGGAGACTATTTTACCGGCCCGTTCATCAGCACCTTGACTAAAGGTGAAGCGATTGTCGATATCTTAAATACCATGCCTTATGACGCGGTATCCGTTGGTAACCACGAGTTTGATCATGGTCATCAAAACCTGGTTAAACAGCTCAGTAAACTAAAATTCCCGGTACTGCTGGATAACGTCTTTTATAGCGGCACCGATAATCCGTTAATTAAAACACCTTATACCATCGTCGAAAAAGACGGCTTCAAAATCGGCGTAATCGGTATGCACGGTGTTTCCGCATTTTATGAAGCTATCGCTGCCGGTGTACGTGAAGGTGTCGATTGCCGCGATCCTGTCCCCTACGTGAAAAAACAGCTGGAAGAGCTGAAAGGCAAAGTCGATCTTACTGTTCTGCTCGCCCACGAAGGCGTGCCGGGTATGCAGTCCAGCGCCGGTGAAGCGGATGTTGCCCGTGCGCTGAAAACCGATGTTGAAATGGCCAAAACCCTCTCCGGTTACGGCCTGAACGTGCTGATCACGGGTCATGCGCACAAAGGCACGCCGGAACCGATTAAAGTCGGCGATACGCTGGTCGTGTCTACCGATGCCTACACCATTGAACTGGGTAAACTGGTTCTCGACTGGAACCCGCAAACCAAAAAAGTGGACAGCTATAATGGCAAGCTGATCACGATGTATCAGGATACCTATAAACCGGATCCGCAAACCCAGGCGAAAGTTGACGAGTGGGAAAACAAAGTTAAGAAAATTACCGACAGAGTGGTTGCCACCTCTCCGGAAATTCTGACCCGTTCCTACGGTGAATCCGCGCCAACCGGTAACCTGATTACCGATGCGCTGATGTATAAAGTGCCGTATGCCGATGCATCGTTCTATAACGCTGGCGGTATTCGTACCGAACTGCCGAAAGGGAATATTACTTACGGCGACGTGCTGAGCATGTATCCATTCACCAACGACGTCATGAGCGTGGAAATTAGCGGTAAAGACCTGAAGGCGATTATGTCTCACGCCGCCGACCTGAAAAACGGCATGCTGCACGTGTCGAAAACGGTCAAATTCAAATACGACAGTACAAAACCGCTGGGACAGCGTATTGTCGAATTTGATATCAAAGGTAAACCGGTCGCAGACAATACATTCTATACCGTCGCGCTGGATTCCTTTATCGGTAAAGGCGGTGGTGGCTTTGACTTCACGAAAGGTAAAAACGTCAAATACATTAAAGGACTGCAAACCTCGCAGGCAATCGTTGATTATATGGAACATGTAAAAAACATCGTTCCGGATCATACTATGCGCGTTGACGACATCAGTAAATAA
- a CDS encoding outer membrane protein OmpK — MANKLYIKSILGACLLATCCGSQATELKRVYGKISLGYGDWNKGFVNVDRGEVWKAVADFGAVFDRGEFASFYEMNVLNHPVEGRNHVTQFLGHYRPIEGYDFTLMTKLYMSMENKFGDELNMLYGIGYLGLVEKSWFIKPYLAVHNLSNDYTSKTYGQATGFNGYVAGWVASYNFDMFNESFAISNWNEVEFDRNDAYAEQQGGHTGLNGAVTFTWKFMPRWTASVSYRYFNNKLGYDGYGDRMNYLIGFSF; from the coding sequence ATGGCAAATAAGCTTTATATTAAGAGTATACTTGGCGCATGTCTTCTTGCTACTTGTTGCGGCAGCCAGGCAACAGAGTTAAAACGCGTATATGGCAAAATCAGCCTGGGATACGGTGACTGGAATAAGGGCTTTGTGAATGTTGATCGTGGCGAAGTCTGGAAAGCTGTAGCTGATTTTGGCGCTGTATTCGACAGAGGTGAGTTTGCTTCTTTTTATGAAATGAATGTGCTTAACCATCCGGTAGAAGGACGTAACCACGTTACTCAATTTTTAGGCCATTATCGCCCGATTGAAGGCTACGATTTTACCTTGATGACCAAACTCTATATGTCTATGGAAAACAAGTTTGGCGACGAGCTGAATATGTTATATGGCATCGGCTATCTGGGGCTGGTGGAAAAATCATGGTTTATCAAGCCATATCTGGCGGTACATAACCTGTCGAATGACTACACGTCAAAAACCTATGGGCAAGCGACCGGCTTTAACGGTTATGTCGCAGGCTGGGTGGCCTCCTATAATTTTGATATGTTTAACGAATCATTCGCTATTTCTAACTGGAACGAAGTTGAATTCGATCGTAATGACGCCTATGCCGAGCAACAAGGCGGACATACGGGTCTAAACGGCGCGGTAACCTTTACCTGGAAATTTATGCCCAGATGGACAGCTTCAGTATCCTATCGCTATTTCAATAATAAGCTGGGCTATGATGGTTACGGCGACCGTATGAATTACCTGATTGGCTTTTCGTTCTAA
- a CDS encoding sulfatase family protein — protein MKKTVIASMIGLALCATSTLSVAHAAAEKRPNLVFIVADDLGYGDLATYGHQIVKTPNIDRLAKEGVKFTEYYAPAPLCSPSRAGMLTGRMPFRTGVRSWIPEGTNVSIGRNELTIANLLKQQGYDTAMMGKLHLNAGGDRTDQPQPKELGFDYSLVNPAGFVTDATLDNAKERPRYGVVHPTGWMRNGKHIDRADSISGEFVSSEVVNWLDNKKDDKPFFLYVAFTEVHSPLASPKKYLDMYSQYMSEYQKQHPDLFYGDWADKPWRGTGEYYANISYMDAQVGKVLDKIKAMGEEDNTIVIFTSDNGPVTREARKVYELNLAGETDGLRGRKDNLWEGGIRVPAIIKYGKHIPQGVVTDTPVYGLDWMPTLANMMDFKLPTDRTYDGQSLVPLLEQKTLKRNKPLIFGIDMPFQDDPTDEWAIRDGDWKMIIDRENKPKYLYNLKKDRFETLNQIGKQPEIEKQLYGKFLKMKQDIDNDALMKARGDKPTPVTWG, from the coding sequence ATGAAAAAAACAGTCATTGCCAGCATGATTGGACTGGCGCTTTGTGCGACAAGTACATTATCTGTCGCGCACGCGGCTGCCGAAAAACGCCCGAACTTAGTTTTTATTGTGGCAGATGATCTTGGCTATGGTGATTTGGCGACCTACGGGCACCAGATAGTAAAAACCCCGAATATCGACCGCCTGGCGAAAGAAGGGGTCAAATTTACTGAATACTATGCGCCGGCTCCTTTGTGCTCTCCTTCCCGCGCCGGGATGTTAACAGGCCGTATGCCCTTCCGCACCGGTGTACGCTCGTGGATCCCTGAAGGTACCAATGTTTCTATTGGACGTAACGAATTGACCATCGCTAATCTGCTGAAACAGCAGGGTTACGATACCGCGATGATGGGTAAACTGCATCTCAACGCCGGGGGCGATCGTACCGATCAGCCGCAGCCAAAAGAGTTAGGCTTTGATTACTCACTGGTGAACCCGGCTGGCTTTGTGACCGATGCTACGCTGGATAATGCCAAAGAGCGCCCGCGTTACGGTGTTGTCCACCCAACCGGCTGGATGCGTAACGGCAAACATATTGATCGTGCGGATAGCATCAGCGGCGAATTTGTCAGTTCTGAAGTGGTGAACTGGCTGGATAACAAGAAAGACGACAAACCGTTCTTCTTATACGTTGCCTTTACGGAAGTTCACAGCCCACTGGCCTCGCCGAAAAAATACCTCGATATGTATTCACAATACATGAGCGAATACCAGAAGCAACATCCCGATCTGTTCTACGGCGACTGGGCGGATAAACCGTGGCGCGGTACCGGTGAATATTACGCCAATATCAGCTACATGGATGCGCAAGTCGGTAAAGTACTGGATAAAATTAAAGCGATGGGGGAGGAAGATAATACCATCGTCATCTTCACCAGTGATAACGGCCCGGTAACGCGTGAAGCGCGTAAAGTCTACGAGCTGAACCTCGCAGGCGAGACTGATGGTTTACGTGGCCGTAAAGATAACTTATGGGAAGGCGGTATTCGCGTTCCGGCAATTATCAAATACGGTAAACACATTCCGCAGGGCGTCGTTACCGATACGCCGGTGTATGGTCTGGACTGGATGCCGACGCTGGCGAACATGATGGATTTCAAACTGCCGACCGATCGTACCTACGACGGGCAATCGCTGGTTCCGCTGCTGGAGCAGAAAACGTTAAAACGTAATAAGCCGCTGATCTTCGGTATTGATATGCCGTTCCAGGATGATCCGACCGATGAATGGGCGATCCGCGACGGTGACTGGAAAATGATCATCGATCGTGAAAATAAACCTAAATACCTCTACAACCTGAAAAAAGACCGCTTCGAAACACTGAACCAAATTGGCAAACAGCCTGAAATTGAAAAACAGCTGTATGGCAAATTCCTGAAAATGAAACAGGACATCGATAACGACGCATTAATGAAAGCCCGTGGCGACAAACCAACGCCGGTGACCTGGGGCTAA